In Anabaena sphaerica FACHB-251, a genomic segment contains:
- a CDS encoding PAS domain-containing hybrid sensor histidine kinase/response regulator codes for MLSINQLKIRDFLKIPAHLGVVLVASVVAILMGSLVLIGWYFNIDILKHGFPGSPATMKANTALCFLLSGLSLWLSQIIAVQRSSFRETEGEVNNINSPRRRVFYLWLSRVCAVTVAGIASLTMIQYLFGWNFGIDELLFRDSPIVVTTSHPGRMGFNTALSFILIGVALYLIIQPKKQRCYWYAQIFALITALISLQSLMGYAYKEQILYGIAALTTSMALHTALIFMALSIGILWASSKQGLMQVVTNDSYGGLIARRLLLPAITVPFVVGWLIVNGERAGMYDPAFGISLFAIVLIIIFSVLVWQSAMVIDRLSRQRNRAQEALKENEEKLQSFVNANIIGILFGDVYGGIYRGNDEFLRIIGYTQEDLLAGRIDWQNLTPPEYLYLDEQAIAQAQSSIDGACVPFQKEYIRKDGSRIPVLVGFVLLGEEREKSIAFILDVSAREAALGELQKTKKKILLLNQKLRRRVTELQTLLDMIPIGIGIAEDPECQTINMNPALAKLLRMSPDVNASLTAPLEERPTTFKVFHEGRELTEKELPMQYAAAHGVEILDVEVDVVHEDGTVINLLEYVAPLFDEDGKTRGCIGSFLDITERKHAENLLRNHQKWLEDVLNLMPIPVAFIEPGTARVIFANQAADKLAGGEFPKNKAAEEYHTVYHCTDAVGNTIPNEQMPGVRVARGESLAGVEIDWQTSGGIVSLLIFADTLPAMHGYPATCIITFQDISKLKQIQNDLSSGCKNLQLLFNTANSLLSNQQPVAFIDTVFHQLAEQIDLDAYFNYVVEGNSPVMRLGSYRGISEELAKEIEMLVFGRAVCGTVAQERRAIAINNVQESTDPKTELIRSMGIKAYYSYPLITQGRLIGTLSFASRRVSDFNENQKALMQAVCEQIAIAKDRANLIASLQAQTEQLREANRMKDEFLGVLSHELRSPLNAIVGWSHLLRTRKFSEDQVAQGLETIERNAKMQNQLIDDLLDISRIIRGKLKFNPRACDLVFIINSAIETVSLAAQAKEINLHFYPYSAATLAQIEGTKAVLPFTSAVIVSGDCDRLQQVIWNLLTNAIKFTPQGGNVEIRLDKITISNPEPKNDCSCTCLEHQQPPFRKYAQIQVIDNGIGISSDFLPYVFDRFRQADSSSTRSHGGLGLGLALVRHLVELHGGTVHAESLGENQGSTFTVKLPLLEESTNVGEQNCNREEKSASVSLNSLANATLALSAHLPQLEGVRVLVVDDEADSREFIRTVLEECQAEVKVVASASEALQMLTLWKPDVLVSDIGMPEEDGYSLIRKVRLLPPEKGRNIPAAALTAYAGVEDRMRAIEAGYQLHLPKPIEPAELATVVASLVERNKNIINERITEV; via the coding sequence ATGTTAAGTATTAATCAGTTAAAGATAAGAGATTTTCTGAAAATACCTGCACATTTAGGTGTGGTACTAGTTGCCAGTGTAGTGGCTATTTTGATGGGTAGCTTGGTACTAATAGGCTGGTATTTTAACATTGACATTCTCAAACATGGTTTCCCTGGTAGTCCTGCCACAATGAAGGCAAATACAGCACTATGCTTTTTGTTGTCTGGATTATCCCTTTGGCTATCCCAAATCATAGCGGTTCAGAGGTCAAGTTTCAGGGAAACAGAGGGAGAGGTAAATAATATAAATTCTCCTCGTCGGCGTGTTTTTTATTTGTGGCTGTCTCGAGTTTGTGCGGTAACAGTAGCCGGAATTGCTTCACTGACAATGATTCAATATTTGTTTGGCTGGAATTTCGGGATTGATGAACTTTTGTTTCGAGACTCACCAATAGTGGTGACGACATCCCACCCCGGACGCATGGGCTTTAATACCGCACTAAGTTTTATCCTAATTGGTGTAGCTCTATATCTAATTATTCAGCCAAAAAAACAGCGGTGCTATTGGTATGCCCAGATTTTTGCCCTAATCACCGCTTTGATTTCCTTACAGTCACTGATGGGCTATGCCTACAAAGAGCAAATTCTCTATGGTATTGCCGCACTGACAACATCAATGGCATTACATACGGCGCTGATTTTCATGGCGCTATCTATCGGTATTCTGTGGGCAAGTTCAAAGCAGGGGTTGATGCAGGTAGTAACTAATGATAGCTATGGTGGTCTAATAGCTCGTCGTTTATTATTGCCAGCAATAACAGTACCTTTTGTCGTCGGTTGGTTAATCGTTAACGGTGAACGGGCGGGGATGTATGATCCTGCCTTTGGCATTTCACTGTTTGCTATTGTTTTAATTATAATTTTTAGCGTTTTAGTTTGGCAAAGTGCGATGGTAATTGATCGCCTCAGTCGTCAACGCAATCGCGCCCAAGAAGCATTGAAAGAAAATGAAGAGAAATTGCAAAGTTTCGTTAACGCTAACATTATTGGGATTCTATTTGGCGATGTTTATGGTGGCATCTACCGGGGAAACGACGAATTTCTGAGAATAATTGGTTATACACAAGAGGATTTACTAGCTGGCAGGATAGATTGGCAGAATCTGACACCACCAGAATATTTATATTTAGATGAGCAAGCGATCGCCCAAGCCCAGTCCAGTATAGACGGCGCTTGTGTCCCATTTCAGAAAGAATATATTCGCAAAGATGGTAGTCGCATTCCCGTGTTAGTTGGTTTTGTCCTGCTGGGAGAAGAACGAGAGAAGTCAATAGCCTTTATTCTGGATGTGAGCGCACGAGAAGCTGCACTGGGTGAACTCCAGAAAACCAAGAAAAAAATCCTCCTACTCAACCAAAAATTACGGCGACGAGTAACCGAATTACAAACTTTGTTGGACATGATTCCTATTGGTATTGGCATAGCGGAAGATCCAGAATGCCAAACTATTAACATGAATCCGGCTCTTGCCAAGTTACTGAGGATGTCACCGGACGTAAATGCCTCCCTTACTGCTCCCCTGGAAGAAAGACCAACAACATTTAAAGTTTTCCATGAAGGTAGAGAACTGACCGAAAAAGAACTACCCATGCAGTATGCTGCGGCTCATGGGGTGGAAATTTTGGATGTTGAAGTTGATGTTGTCCATGAAGATGGCACAGTCATCAATTTGCTGGAGTATGTCGCCCCGCTATTTGACGAAGACGGTAAAACTAGAGGTTGTATCGGTTCATTTTTGGATATTACAGAGCGTAAGCACGCAGAAAACTTGCTGCGAAATCACCAAAAATGGTTAGAAGATGTACTTAATTTGATGCCGATTCCAGTCGCATTTATCGAACCAGGAACGGCACGGGTTATATTTGCTAATCAAGCAGCTGATAAATTAGCTGGGGGTGAATTTCCCAAAAACAAAGCAGCAGAAGAATATCACACTGTTTACCATTGTACGGATGCAGTAGGTAATACCATCCCTAATGAACAAATGCCAGGGGTGCGGGTGGCGCGGGGGGAAAGTTTGGCAGGAGTTGAGATAGACTGGCAGACCTCTGGAGGTATTGTTTCTCTCCTCATATTTGCTGATACTCTGCCAGCCATGCACGGTTATCCAGCCACCTGTATCATAACTTTCCAAGATATTAGTAAACTCAAACAAATACAAAACGACCTGTCATCGGGCTGCAAAAATCTCCAGCTACTCTTTAATACAGCTAACAGTCTCCTATCCAACCAGCAACCAGTGGCATTCATTGATACTGTTTTCCACCAACTGGCAGAGCAGATTGATTTGGATGCTTACTTTAACTATGTGGTTGAAGGAAACTCTCCAGTCATGCGATTAGGTTCTTACAGAGGTATTTCTGAGGAACTGGCCAAAGAAATTGAAATGCTGGTGTTTGGCCGAGCGGTGTGCGGTACTGTAGCTCAGGAACGGCGGGCAATTGCTATAAATAACGTGCAGGAATCAACTGACCCAAAAACAGAATTAATTCGCTCTATGGGGATTAAGGCTTATTATAGTTATCCGTTGATAACTCAGGGGCGGTTGATTGGTACTCTTTCTTTTGCCAGCCGTAGGGTTTCTGACTTCAATGAAAATCAAAAAGCACTCATGCAGGCAGTGTGTGAGCAAATAGCGATCGCCAAGGATCGAGCTAATTTGATCGCTTCCTTACAGGCACAAACTGAGCAGTTACGTGAAGCTAACCGGATGAAGGATGAGTTTCTGGGGGTTTTATCCCATGAATTGCGATCGCCTCTCAATGCCATAGTCGGCTGGTCTCATCTGTTGCGTACCCGCAAGTTCAGCGAAGATCAGGTAGCACAGGGACTAGAAACTATTGAACGCAACGCAAAGATGCAAAACCAGCTAATTGATGATTTGTTGGATATCTCGCGCATCATTAGAGGCAAGTTAAAGTTTAACCCTCGTGCTTGCGATTTGGTTTTCATTATTAATTCAGCAATTGAAACTGTCTCCCTAGCCGCCCAAGCCAAGGAAATCAATTTGCACTTTTACCCATATTCTGCGGCTACGTTGGCACAAATAGAGGGGACAAAGGCTGTTTTGCCCTTTACCTCTGCTGTGATTGTTTCCGGTGATTGCGATCGCTTGCAACAAGTCATCTGGAATTTGTTAACCAATGCTATCAAGTTCACACCCCAAGGCGGTAATGTAGAAATCAGGCTAGACAAGATTACTATCAGCAACCCAGAACCAAAAAATGATTGTAGCTGCACTTGCCTTGAGCATCAACAACCACCATTCAGGAAATATGCTCAGATTCAAGTAATTGATAATGGAATAGGTATTAGTTCTGATTTTCTTCCTTACGTCTTTGATCGCTTTCGTCAAGCTGATAGTTCTAGCACGAGGTCTCATGGTGGACTAGGACTAGGATTAGCACTAGTGCGTCATTTAGTAGAATTACATGGTGGTACTGTTCATGCAGAAAGTTTGGGTGAGAACCAAGGATCAACATTTACAGTCAAGCTACCACTCCTAGAAGAAAGCACAAATGTCGGGGAGCAAAACTGTAACAGAGAAGAAAAATCTGCCTCTGTGTCTCTGAATTCTCTGGCTAATGCCACCCTGGCTCTATCAGCCCATCTACCTCAACTCGAAGGTGTACGAGTGTTAGTTGTAGATGACGAAGCTGATAGCCGTGAATTTATTAGGACGGTACTGGAAGAATGCCAAGCAGAAGTTAAAGTAGTGGCATCAGCCTCAGAGGCTTTGCAGATGCTTACTCTGTGGAAACCGGATGTTTTAGTTAGTGATATTGGGATGCCAGAAGAAGATGGTTATTCTTTAATTCGCAAAGTGCGATTACTACCTCCAGAAAAAGGCAGAAATATTCCAGCAGCAGCATTAACAGCTTATGCAGGGGTAGAAGACCGAATGCGAGCTATAGAGGCAGGTTATCAGCTACATTTGCCTAAACCCATCGAGCCAGCAGAATTAGCTACAGTAGTCGCTAGTTTAGTTGAGCGCAATAAAAACATTATTAACGAACGTATTACAGAAGTCTGA
- a CDS encoding HNH endonuclease, producing MSRTYINLETRRLVVERAGNICEYCLISEEDTASCQVDHIISVKHGGASTDDNLCYACVFCNLQKGTDLGSINWRNGELVRFFNPRRDFWGDHFRLDEAMIQPLTDIGEVTARILDFNNDERIIERQLLIEVGKYPSTAAKGRISK from the coding sequence ATGTCTCGTACTTACATTAATTTAGAAACAAGGCGTTTAGTTGTGGAACGTGCTGGTAATATTTGTGAATATTGTCTTATTTCAGAAGAAGATACTGCATCATGTCAAGTTGACCATATAATTAGCGTTAAACACGGTGGTGCAAGTACAGACGATAATCTATGTTATGCTTGTGTTTTCTGCAATTTGCAAAAAGGTACAGATTTAGGCTCAATTAATTGGCGAAATGGTGAACTAGTGAGATTTTTTAACCCCCGCAGAGACTTTTGGGGTGATCATTTTCGACTTGATGAGGCTATGATTCAACCACTAACAGATATTGGTGAAGTAACCGCACGTATTCTCGATTTTAACAACGATGAACGGATTATAGAAAGACAGTTATTAATAGAAGTTGGTAAGTATCCATCAACAGCAGCAAAAGGAAGAATTAGCAAGTAG
- a CDS encoding heme oxygenase (biliverdin-producing) encodes MSNNLAIKLRSGTQQAHTDAENVGFMKCFVQGVVDRECFIKFLSNLYFVYSELETAIEKNKQHPVISGMYFPELNRQVSLEKDMLFYHGNLWPHLIRPSTATQNYIVRIHEISTHEPALLLGHAYTRYMGDLSGGQMLQKVAQSALKLSGYEGTSFYNFEQIPDKQEFKNRYRQALDTLPVDDTTADKIVAEANHAFYLNMEIIKELESILIQALGRATYNDLV; translated from the coding sequence ATGAGTAATAATTTAGCCATCAAACTGCGTTCTGGTACTCAACAAGCTCATACAGACGCAGAAAATGTCGGTTTCATGAAATGTTTTGTGCAAGGTGTTGTAGATAGAGAATGCTTTATTAAGTTTTTGAGTAATCTGTATTTTGTTTACAGTGAACTAGAAACAGCAATTGAGAAAAATAAACAACATCCTGTAATTAGTGGAATGTATTTTCCTGAACTAAATCGCCAAGTATCCCTAGAAAAAGATATGTTATTTTATCATGGGAATCTATGGCCACACCTCATCAGACCATCAACAGCAACTCAAAATTACATTGTGCGTATTCATGAAATCTCTACTCACGAACCTGCTTTGTTATTAGGTCATGCCTATACTCGTTATATGGGTGATCTTTCTGGTGGACAAATGTTACAAAAAGTTGCTCAGTCAGCCTTAAAACTGTCTGGATACGAAGGCACTTCATTTTACAACTTTGAGCAAATTCCTGATAAGCAGGAATTCAAAAACAGGTATCGTCAAGCATTAGATACCTTACCCGTTGATGATACAACTGCTGACAAAATTGTAGCAGAAGCTAACCATGCGTTCTACCTGAACATGGAGATAATTAAAGAGTTAGAAAGTATTTTAATTCAAGCTTTAGGTCGAGCTACATATAATGACCTAGTTTGA
- the hemN gene encoding oxygen-independent coproporphyrinogen III oxidase, translated as MVFLLPGVKFDLDLIKKYDTRAPRYTSYPPATELSETFTAQDFERSIITSNQRQTPLSLYFHIPFCQTACYFCGCNTVISNNKNIAKPYLQNLAQEIKNTTALIDTSRKVLQIHWGGGTPNYLELNQVEFLWNKINRYFTIDSQAEVSIEINPRYVNREYIQFLRDIGFNRISFGIQDFNPQVQEAVNRIQPEKMLFDAMDWIKEANFASVNVDLIYGLPYQTLHTFQETVKKTIALDPDRIVVFNFAYVPWMKPVQKRISEDSLPTAQEKLDILKMTIEELTNNEYLFIGMDHFAKTNNELAIAQRNGTLKRNFQGYTTHAETELFGFGSTSISMLEDAYAQNHKGLKDYYQAVSAGVIPTSKGIQLTQDDIIRRDVIMSIMSHFQLHKSDIERKYHINFDGYFSQELEELKPLENDGLVNLFTDEIQITDTGRLLVRNIAVNFDTHSRIRERKFSRAI; from the coding sequence ATGGTCTTTCTATTACCTGGTGTAAAATTTGATCTGGATCTGATTAAAAAGTATGACACCCGCGCACCCAGATACACCAGTTACCCACCCGCTACAGAGTTAAGTGAAACATTCACCGCGCAAGACTTTGAAAGATCCATCATCACCTCAAATCAACGTCAAACGCCACTATCTTTGTATTTCCACATTCCTTTTTGTCAGACGGCTTGTTATTTCTGTGGTTGTAATACGGTAATTTCTAATAACAAGAATATTGCCAAACCTTATCTACAAAATTTGGCACAGGAAATCAAAAACACCACAGCATTGATAGATACCAGCCGAAAAGTGCTTCAGATTCACTGGGGTGGAGGTACACCTAATTATTTGGAACTCAACCAAGTTGAATTTTTGTGGAACAAGATTAACCGTTATTTCACTATTGATTCACAAGCGGAAGTTTCCATTGAAATTAATCCTCGCTATGTCAATAGAGAATACATTCAATTTCTGAGAGATATTGGTTTTAATCGCATTAGTTTTGGTATCCAAGACTTTAACCCACAAGTGCAAGAAGCCGTTAACCGTATCCAACCAGAAAAAATGCTATTTGATGCGATGGATTGGATTAAGGAGGCTAATTTTGCTAGTGTCAATGTAGACTTAATTTATGGTTTACCCTACCAAACTCTGCATACTTTTCAGGAAACAGTCAAAAAGACAATTGCTTTAGATCCTGACAGAATTGTGGTGTTTAATTTTGCCTATGTTCCCTGGATGAAACCTGTGCAGAAAAGAATTTCTGAAGATTCATTACCTACAGCACAGGAAAAGTTAGATATTCTCAAGATGACCATTGAAGAGTTAACAAATAACGAGTATTTGTTTATTGGGATGGATCATTTTGCCAAAACTAATAATGAATTAGCGATCGCTCAACGTAATGGTACACTAAAACGCAACTTCCAAGGTTACACCACCCACGCAGAAACAGAACTTTTTGGTTTTGGTTCTACATCTATCAGTATGCTAGAAGATGCTTATGCTCAAAACCATAAAGGTTTAAAGGACTATTATCAAGCTGTGTCAGCAGGTGTTATTCCCACCAGTAAAGGCATTCAATTAACCCAAGATGACATCATCAGACGGGATGTAATTATGTCTATTATGTCTCACTTTCAGCTACATAAGTCAGACATTGAACGTAAATATCACATCAATTTTGATGGCTATTTCTCCCAAGAACTAGAAGAGTTAAAACCTCTAGAAAATGATGGACTAGTGAATTTATTCACCGACGAAATCCAAATCACTGATACTGGTAGATTATTAGTAAGAAATATTGCGGTGAACTTCGATACTCATAGCAGAATTAGAGAAAGAAAATTCTCTCGTGCCATTTGA
- a CDS encoding GlsB/YeaQ/YmgE family stress response membrane protein yields the protein MNIIAWVILGLLAGALAKAVYPGRQGGGILSTIILGVVGAFIGGTLFTLLRTGTLQLTATTLSIPGILVAIIGAMIAIYLWTLFQRSSRA from the coding sequence ATTAATATTATTGCTTGGGTAATTTTAGGACTATTAGCTGGTGCGCTTGCTAAAGCTGTTTATCCAGGTCGTCAAGGTGGCGGTATTCTCTCAACAATAATTTTAGGTGTTGTAGGTGCTTTTATCGGTGGTACTTTGTTTACACTCCTCCGCACTGGCACTCTACAACTTACGGCTACCACTTTAAGTATTCCTGGTATTTTGGTGGCGATAATTGGTGCAATGATTGCGATTTATTTATGGACGCTATTCCAAAGAAGTAGCCGAGCCTAA
- a CDS encoding manganese catalase family protein, protein MFFHKKEPIHSVKVDECNPRFAQLLLEQFGGATGELTAALQYWVQSFHVENAGIRDMLQDIAIEEFGHLEMVGKLIEAHTKNSDQTEAYKSTLFAIRGIGPHFLDSQGNAWSANYLNEGGDVVRDLRANIAAEAGARQTYEELIKLSTDQGTKNTLVHLLTREISHTQMFMKALDSLGKLTDPFFGNVQPDETVSLYYNLSTNGTDQHQRGPWNSEPTFNYVANPLESRS, encoded by the coding sequence ATGTTTTTTCACAAAAAAGAACCGATTCATTCGGTAAAAGTTGATGAATGCAACCCTCGTTTTGCTCAATTACTTCTAGAGCAATTTGGTGGCGCAACAGGTGAACTCACAGCTGCTTTGCAATATTGGGTGCAATCTTTTCATGTTGAGAATGCTGGTATTCGGGATATGCTCCAGGATATTGCTATTGAAGAATTCGGTCATTTAGAGATGGTTGGTAAACTCATCGAAGCTCATACAAAAAATTCCGACCAAACCGAAGCTTACAAAAGCACTCTTTTTGCTATTCGAGGAATTGGTCCCCATTTTCTTGATAGTCAAGGAAATGCTTGGAGTGCAAATTACTTGAATGAGGGTGGTGATGTAGTCCGTGATTTACGGGCGAATATTGCCGCAGAAGCTGGCGCTCGACAAACCTATGAAGAGTTAATTAAGCTGTCCACAGATCAGGGAACTAAAAACACTTTAGTGCATTTGTTAACACGAGAAATTTCTCATACCCAAATGTTTATGAAAGCTCTGGATTCTTTGGGTAAGTTGACTGATCCTTTCTTTGGTAATGTTCAGCCAGATGAAACTGTCTCTCTTTATTACAACTTATCGACAAACGGAACCGATCAGCATCAGCGTGGTCCTTGGAACTCTGAACCAACATTTAATTACGTCGCCAATCCTTTAGAATCTCGCTCTTAA
- a CDS encoding DUF3891 family protein, translating into MIVNATQNGWEIIYHRAHALLAAQLAGQWQRKNAPARLYETLAAISHHDDLEKEWEEDNLTAAGAPMDFMLNPNIDVAKIATLAKNAHYRGRWVALLISKHISRINEPNRGRLVELDKFLDEQLNHQQHLQEELGIAPDQVEAAYAFMQWCDRLSLILCQQELPADERWLEISPGPDGQRYDIMQRRDHLVTVQPWPFEDQQFTVNVEACNLSQVKFDHSQELSQALRKAPINVLEWTFVKS; encoded by the coding sequence ATGATTGTTAATGCAACACAAAACGGTTGGGAAATCATTTATCATCGCGCTCATGCTTTGCTTGCTGCTCAACTAGCAGGACAATGGCAACGCAAAAATGCTCCCGCCAGGTTGTATGAAACTTTAGCGGCAATCTCCCATCATGATGATTTAGAAAAAGAGTGGGAGGAAGACAATCTGACAGCCGCAGGTGCGCCAATGGATTTTATGCTTAACCCAAATATAGATGTCGCCAAAATAGCTACTTTGGCAAAAAATGCTCATTACCGGGGTAGGTGGGTAGCTTTATTAATTTCTAAGCACATTAGCCGTATAAATGAACCCAATCGTGGTCGGCTGGTAGAACTGGATAAATTTCTGGATGAGCAACTAAACCACCAACAGCATTTGCAGGAAGAATTAGGAATAGCGCCGGATCAGGTAGAGGCAGCTTATGCCTTTATGCAATGGTGTGATCGCTTGTCTTTGATTCTCTGTCAGCAAGAACTCCCCGCTGATGAACGATGGCTAGAAATTAGTCCGGGACCTGATGGACAGCGTTATGATATTATGCAACGTCGCGATCATCTAGTCACTGTTCAACCCTGGCCTTTTGAAGATCAGCAATTTACAGTCAATGTCGAAGCCTGCAATTTGTCTCAGGTCAAGTTTGACCACAGTCAAGAACTATCTCAAGCTCTTCGCAAAGCTCCCATAAATGTACTGGAATGGACATTTGTTAAGAGTTAG
- a CDS encoding site-2 protease family protein translates to MQKNWQIGSLFGIPLFLDPLWFVILALATLNFGVAYQQWGNVTAWSAGLGMALLLFTSVLLHELGHSLVAQSQGIKVNSITLFFFGGIAAIEEESKTPGKAFQVAIAGPAVSIVLFVLLSLGYNVISDTTLLGVMVRDLARINLVVALFNLIPGLPLDGGQVLKAALWKLTGDRFQAVHWAARAGQILGYAAIALGFAIDFFTRELVTGLWIVLLGWFAIRNANSYDSVTTLQETLLKLVAADAMTRDFRVVDANQTLREFADLYLLETSSPQVYFAAADGRYRGLVRVDDLRTTQRSEWETETVQKIVHPLNTIPTVTESTSLVEVITKLENEQLPQITVLSPAGAVAGVIDRGDTVKCLAQKLNLRITEAEIKRIKQEGSFPPGLQLGVIAKSTAN, encoded by the coding sequence ATGCAAAAAAATTGGCAAATTGGATCTTTATTTGGCATTCCTCTGTTTTTAGACCCGTTATGGTTTGTAATTTTGGCGTTAGCAACCTTGAATTTTGGGGTAGCTTATCAACAATGGGGGAATGTTACAGCTTGGAGTGCTGGACTAGGGATGGCACTGCTGTTGTTTACGTCTGTGCTGCTACATGAGTTGGGACACAGCTTGGTGGCACAGTCTCAAGGAATTAAAGTTAACTCAATCACGCTATTTTTCTTTGGTGGCATTGCAGCGATAGAGGAAGAATCAAAAACTCCAGGTAAAGCTTTTCAAGTAGCGATCGCTGGTCCTGCGGTAAGTATAGTCTTGTTTGTGCTGCTAAGTCTAGGGTATAACGTTATTTCTGATACTACGCTATTGGGTGTAATGGTGAGGGATTTAGCGCGAATTAACTTAGTTGTGGCTTTATTTAACTTGATTCCCGGTTTACCTCTGGACGGGGGACAGGTGTTAAAAGCAGCACTATGGAAACTCACAGGCGATCGCTTTCAAGCGGTACATTGGGCAGCCAGGGCTGGACAGATTTTAGGTTATGCGGCGATCGCTCTGGGATTTGCTATAGATTTCTTTACCAGGGAACTAGTAACAGGTTTGTGGATTGTGTTATTAGGTTGGTTTGCGATTCGCAACGCTAACAGCTACGACAGCGTCACCACATTACAAGAAACCCTACTCAAACTGGTAGCTGCTGATGCTATGACTCGTGATTTTCGGGTAGTTGATGCAAACCAAACATTACGGGAGTTTGCTGACTTATATCTTTTAGAAACATCCTCGCCACAAGTTTATTTTGCCGCTGCTGATGGACGTTACCGGGGTTTAGTAAGAGTTGATGATTTGCGGACAACTCAAAGAAGTGAGTGGGAAACCGAAACTGTACAGAAAATTGTTCACCCTCTAAATACAATACCCACAGTTACCGAATCCACTTCCTTGGTAGAGGTGATTACCAAGCTGGAAAACGAACAACTACCTCAAATCACGGTACTTTCTCCCGCAGGTGCTGTAGCTGGTGTGATTGACAGGGGAGATACTGTCAAGTGTTTAGCACAAAAGTTAAATTTGCGAATCACCGAAGCGGAAATTAAGCGGATTAAACAAGAAGGTAGTTTTCCTCCAGGTTTGCAACTGGGGGTAATAGCGAAGTCAACCGCAAATTAA
- the psaK gene encoding photosystem I reaction center subunit PsaK, whose product MSSILLAVQATVPNTGTTWNWTGTPIIIGSCLLMLVLAGWSIRYPHVGQKMPLPFPRLFNHPSVGTFLAAMSFGHIIGVAAVLGLTNIGVL is encoded by the coding sequence ATGTCATCAATATTATTAGCAGTTCAAGCCACTGTTCCTAACACTGGAACCACATGGAACTGGACAGGAACACCGATTATCATTGGCAGTTGTTTATTAATGCTTGTCCTTGCTGGCTGGTCTATTCGCTATCCTCATGTAGGCCAAAAAATGCCTTTACCTTTCCCTAGATTATTCAATCATCCCAGTGTGGGTACATTCTTAGCAGCGATGAGTTTTGGTCATATTATCGGTGTGGCTGCGGTTTTAGGTTTGACCAATATTGGTGTTTTATAG
- the psaK gene encoding photosystem I reaction center subunit PsaK translates to MLSSILLAAAATVPATPEWSPTVGIIISASCLVVLLLTLGSKAPKVGPQMPVLPVTVPAFIGAMAFGHVIGIGIVLGLTNIGRL, encoded by the coding sequence TTGTTATCATCTATCTTACTAGCAGCCGCTGCAACCGTTCCTGCAACACCTGAGTGGAGTCCTACAGTGGGAATCATCATCAGTGCCAGCTGCTTAGTTGTACTTTTACTCACTTTGGGCAGTAAAGCCCCCAAGGTTGGTCCACAAATGCCTGTGCTTCCCGTCACTGTCCCCGCATTTATCGGTGCAATGGCTTTTGGCCATGTGATTGGTATTGGCATTGTTTTGGGACTGACTAATATTGGTCGTTTATAG
- a CDS encoding phosphoribosylanthranilate isomerase has product MRVKICGITQPQQSLAIASLGATALGFICVPTSPRYVTIEQIQAALVPLPKNIDTIGVFANSSTTQISDTVIASNLTGVQLHGDESPEFCYQLRQSLPDVEIIKALRVRSLEHLQTTANYIDYVDTFLLDAYHPQQLGGTGQTLDWQMLQAFSPSRPWFLAGGLTPDNIIYALNQLHPHGIDLSSGVELSPGDKDLDKVALLFARLNSVLM; this is encoded by the coding sequence ATGCGGGTTAAAATTTGCGGCATCACTCAACCACAGCAGTCTCTAGCCATTGCATCTCTTGGTGCAACAGCACTGGGATTTATTTGCGTACCTACATCGCCTCGCTACGTTACTATAGAGCAAATTCAGGCAGCATTAGTACCATTGCCCAAAAATATTGATACAATAGGCGTTTTTGCAAACAGTAGCACTACACAAATCAGTGACACGGTAATTGCATCTAATTTAACTGGTGTGCAGTTACACGGAGATGAATCACCAGAATTTTGCTACCAATTGCGTCAATCTTTACCCGATGTAGAAATTATTAAAGCTTTGAGAGTCCGCAGTCTCGAACATCTACAAACAACAGCTAATTATATTGATTATGTAGATACCTTCTTACTCGATGCCTATCATCCTCAACAATTAGGGGGAACAGGTCAAACTTTAGATTGGCAAATGTTACAAGCATTTAGTCCTAGTCGTCCTTGGTTTTTAGCGGGAGGACTGACACCAGATAATATTATTTATGCACTAAATCAACTCCATCCTCATGGTATTGATTTATCTAGTGGTGTGGAACTTTCACCAGGGGATAAAGATTTGGATAAGGTAGCTTTGTTGTTTGCAAGGTTAAATTCTGTGTTGATGTGA